A stretch of Ipomoea triloba cultivar NCNSP0323 chromosome 13, ASM357664v1 DNA encodes these proteins:
- the LOC116000831 gene encoding serine racemase has product MEEKSEISSHEYAANISTIRDAEKRIRPFVHKTPVLTSETLNSLAGRKLHFKCESFQKGGAFKFRGACNAVFSLDDAQAAKGVVTHSSGNHAAALALAAKLRGIPAYIVIPKNAPKCKVENVIRHGGQVIWSEPHVKSREDVAAKVLQDTGSVLIHPYNDGRIISGQGTVSLELLEQAPQIDTIIVPISGGGLISGVALAAKSINPAIRVLAAEPRGADDAAKSKAAGRIIKLPEVNTIADGLCAFLGDLTWPVVRDLVDDIITVDDKEIIAAMRLCYEILKISVEPSGAIGLAAVLSDGFRNNPAWNNCNNVGIVISGGNLDLSVLWDSLNNL; this is encoded by the exons ATGGAAGAGAAAAGCGAAATATCCAGCCATGAATATGCTGCTAACATTTCTACCATAAGAGATGCCGAAAAACGAATCAGGCCTTTTGTGCACAAAACCCCTGTCCTGACATCAGAAACCTTAAATTCTCTTGCTGGAAGAAAGTTGCACTTTAAATGTGAAAGCTTTCAGAAGGG TGGAGCCTTCAAGTTTAGAGGGGCCTGCAATGCTGTGTTTTCACTCGATGATGCTCAGGCAGCTAAAGGGGTTGTTACTCATAGCAG CGGCAATCATGCTGCAGCTCTTGCTTTGGCTGCAAAACTACGGGGGATCCCTGCGTATATAGTTATACCAAAAAATGCTCCAAAGTGCAAGGTTGAGAACGTGATTCGCCATGGCGGCCAAGTTATTTGGAGTGAGCCGCATGTGAAGTCCAGAGAGGATGTCGCTGCTAAGGTATTGCAAGATACCGGTTCTGTCCTTATTCATCCATATAATGATGGGCGCATCATAAG TGGGCAGGGTACAGTATCATTGGAGCTTCTGGAACAGGCTCCCCAAATTGACACAATAATCGTTCCAATTAGCG GTGGGGGTCTAATATCGGGGGTGGCTTTGGCTGCCAAGTCCATCAATCCAGCCATTCGAGTTTTGGCTGCTGAACCGAGGGGAGCAGATGATGCTGCAAAGTCGAAAGCTGCTGGTAGGATTATAAAGCTGCCCGAAGTTAACACCATTGCTGATGGCCTTTGCGCTTTTCTTGGAGACCTCACCTG GCCTGTTGTCCGGGATCTTGTCGATGACATCATCACTGTTGACGATAAAGAGATAATAGCAGCCATGAGACTGTGCTATGAGATTCTCAAGATTTCGGTAGAGCCCAGTGGAGCAATAGGCCTTGCAGCTGTTCTCTCCGACGGTTTTAGGAACAACCCGGCATGGAACAACTGCAACAATGTGGGGATTGTGATCTCTGGGGGGAATTTAGATCTCAGTGTGCTTTGGGATTCCCTCAACAACTTGTAA
- the LOC116000830 gene encoding probable LRR receptor-like serine/threonine-protein kinase At1g63430 isoform X1 — protein MRARTFLQLLLATSGLFLLASHAFPSDEVIALTKFKEAIYDDPLLVLTNWDALDSNPCHWNGILCSAAGDHVTNINISRASLKGFLAPELHLIPNLQYLMLDGNQLQGTIPREIGLLKSLIVLDLSNNKFSGPIPREIGNLQDIEKINLRSNGLTGRLPPELSNLKNLKELRLDRNKLKGTVPGSNSPGFASSIHGMYTSRGKPSGFPRSSCFPKLKFADFSYNFFVGKIPNCLNYLPRSSFQGNCLQVQEISQRPAAQCGRASTPKIHPELNNRHHRPAEHVPKHKSAAKPAWLFALEVVTGVMVATLFVVALLTTIKKCKSKSSIIIPWKKSGSEKDHLAIYVDTEMLKDVMRYSREELEVACEDFSNIIGTSPDSVVYKGTMKGGPEIAVIALCIKEEHWTAYLELYYQKEVAELARINHEHTGKLLGYCRESSPFTRMLVFEYASNGTLYEHLHYGEACQLSWTRRMKIVIGIAKGLKYLHTELNPPFTISELNSNAVYLTEDFSPKLVDFESWKTILSRSEKNSGAISSEGAICILPNSLEGRYIDVQGNIYAFGVLLLEIISGRPPYCKDKGSLVDWAKEYLEVPEAMSNLVDPELKHFRYEDLKVVCGVINTCIHPDSNCRASMKDLCAVLESDIDTSISAELKASSLAWAELALSS, from the exons ATGAGAGCTCGCACTTTCCTTCAACTTCTTTTGGCCACCAGTGGACTCTTTCTTCTGGCTTCTCATGCTTTTCCTTCAGATGAGG TGATTGCTCTTACTAAGTTCAAAGAAGCTATATATGATGACCCACTTCTAGTTTTGACTAATTGGGATGCCCTAGATTCAAACCCTTGCCATTGGAATGGCATTTTGTGTTCTGCTGCTGGAGATCATGTTACCAATAT TAACATTTCCAGGGCATCTTTAAAGGGTTTTCTTGCACCAGAGTTGCATCTGATCCCAAATTTGCAATATCT AATGTTGGATGGAAACCAGCTGCAAGGTACCATACCGAGGGAAATTGGCTTGTTAAAAAGCCTTATAGTGTTGGACTTGAGCAATAACAAGTTTTCGGGGCCAATTCCTCGGGAGATTGGCAATTTACAGGACATCGAGAAAAT AAACCTCCGATCCAATGGGTTGACTGGAAGGTTGCCCCCTGAACTTAGCAATTTGAAAAACCTCAAAGAGCTTCGACTGGATAGGAATAAGCTCAAAGGGACAGTGCCCGGCAGTAATAGCCCGGGTTTTGCATCCAGCATACATGGGAT gTATACCTCTCGTGGCAAACCTAGTGGCTTTCCACGGTCGAGTTGTTTCCCTAAACTAAAATTTGCTGACTTCTCCTACAACTTCTTTGTTGGAAAGATACCGAATTGCTTGAATTATCTTCCAAG GTCAAGCTTCCAAGGGAACTGCCTTCAAGTCCAAGAAATTAGCCAGCGCCCTGCTGCCCAATGCG GTCGTGCATCGACGCCCAAAATCCATCCTGAACTCAACAATAGACACCACCGCCCTGCTGAACACGTGCCCAAACATAAGTCTGCTGCAAAACCTGCATGGCTCTTTGCCCTGGAAGTGGTCACGGGGGTCATGGTTGCTACTCTTTTTGTAGTGGCACTTTTGACTACGATTAAAAAGTGCAAGAGCAAATCTTCCATTATTATCCCGTGGAAGAAGTCAGGTAGCGAGAAGGATCACCTGGCGATTTATGTAG ATACTGAGATGCTGAAGGATGTAATGAGATACAGCAGAGAAGAGCTAGAGGTAGCGTGCGAAGATTTTAGCAATATTATTGGAACCTCACCGGACAGCGTGGTCTATAAAGGAACCATGAAAGGCGGGCCTGAGATTGCTGTGATAGCCCTTTGCATCAAAGAAGAGCATTGGACCGCCTATCTCGAACTTTACTATCAGAAAGAG GTAGCAGAACTTGCGAGAATAAATCATGAACATACGGGAAAGCTTCTAGGGTACTGTCGAGAGAGCAGTCCTTTTACGAGGATGTTGGTGTTCGAGTATGCATCAAATGGAACATTATATGAGCACCTTCACT ACGGGGAAGCCTGTCAGTTATCCTGGACGAGACGGATGAAAATTGTTATTGGCATTGCTAAGGGGTTAAAATATCTCCACACAGAACTTAACCCTCCATTCACCATATCAGAACTAAATTCAAACGCGGTGTATCTCACAGAAGATTTTTCTCCCAAG CTGGTTGATTTTGAAAGCTGGAAGACGATTCTTTCAAGATCAGAAAAGAACTCCGGTGCTATAAGCAGTGAAGGCGCGATTTGCATCCTTCCAAATTCACTCGAGGGGCGCTACATTGATGTCCAGGGCAACATCTACGCATTTGGAGTGTTGCTGCTGGAAATCATCAGTGGCAGACCTCCATACTGCAAAGACAAAGGATCCTTAGTAGACTGG GCTAAGGAATACCTGGAGGTTCCGGAGGCAATGTCTAACTTGGTGGATCCTGAGCTGAAGCATTTCAGATATGAAGACCTTAAGGTGGTCTGTGGGGTGATCAACACATGCATCCACCCAGATTCCAATTGCAGAGCTTCCATGAAAGACTTGTGTGCTGTGCTGGAAAGCGACATCGACACATCCATATCTGCAGAGCTGAAGGCGTCGTCTTTGGCGTGGGCCGAGCTGGCGCTTTCGTCCTGA
- the LOC116000830 gene encoding probable LRR receptor-like serine/threonine-protein kinase At1g63430 isoform X2: MHRMLDGNQLQGTIPREIGLLKSLIVLDLSNNKFSGPIPREIGNLQDIEKINLRSNGLTGRLPPELSNLKNLKELRLDRNKLKGTVPGSNSPGFASSIHGMYTSRGKPSGFPRSSCFPKLKFADFSYNFFVGKIPNCLNYLPRSSFQGNCLQVQEISQRPAAQCGRASTPKIHPELNNRHHRPAEHVPKHKSAAKPAWLFALEVVTGVMVATLFVVALLTTIKKCKSKSSIIIPWKKSGSEKDHLAIYVDTEMLKDVMRYSREELEVACEDFSNIIGTSPDSVVYKGTMKGGPEIAVIALCIKEEHWTAYLELYYQKEVAELARINHEHTGKLLGYCRESSPFTRMLVFEYASNGTLYEHLHYGEACQLSWTRRMKIVIGIAKGLKYLHTELNPPFTISELNSNAVYLTEDFSPKLVDFESWKTILSRSEKNSGAISSEGAICILPNSLEGRYIDVQGNIYAFGVLLLEIISGRPPYCKDKGSLVDWAKEYLEVPEAMSNLVDPELKHFRYEDLKVVCGVINTCIHPDSNCRASMKDLCAVLESDIDTSISAELKASSLAWAELALSS, from the exons ATGCACAGAATGTTGGATGGAAACCAGCTGCAAGGTACCATACCGAGGGAAATTGGCTTGTTAAAAAGCCTTATAGTGTTGGACTTGAGCAATAACAAGTTTTCGGGGCCAATTCCTCGGGAGATTGGCAATTTACAGGACATCGAGAAAAT AAACCTCCGATCCAATGGGTTGACTGGAAGGTTGCCCCCTGAACTTAGCAATTTGAAAAACCTCAAAGAGCTTCGACTGGATAGGAATAAGCTCAAAGGGACAGTGCCCGGCAGTAATAGCCCGGGTTTTGCATCCAGCATACATGGGAT gTATACCTCTCGTGGCAAACCTAGTGGCTTTCCACGGTCGAGTTGTTTCCCTAAACTAAAATTTGCTGACTTCTCCTACAACTTCTTTGTTGGAAAGATACCGAATTGCTTGAATTATCTTCCAAG GTCAAGCTTCCAAGGGAACTGCCTTCAAGTCCAAGAAATTAGCCAGCGCCCTGCTGCCCAATGCG GTCGTGCATCGACGCCCAAAATCCATCCTGAACTCAACAATAGACACCACCGCCCTGCTGAACACGTGCCCAAACATAAGTCTGCTGCAAAACCTGCATGGCTCTTTGCCCTGGAAGTGGTCACGGGGGTCATGGTTGCTACTCTTTTTGTAGTGGCACTTTTGACTACGATTAAAAAGTGCAAGAGCAAATCTTCCATTATTATCCCGTGGAAGAAGTCAGGTAGCGAGAAGGATCACCTGGCGATTTATGTAG ATACTGAGATGCTGAAGGATGTAATGAGATACAGCAGAGAAGAGCTAGAGGTAGCGTGCGAAGATTTTAGCAATATTATTGGAACCTCACCGGACAGCGTGGTCTATAAAGGAACCATGAAAGGCGGGCCTGAGATTGCTGTGATAGCCCTTTGCATCAAAGAAGAGCATTGGACCGCCTATCTCGAACTTTACTATCAGAAAGAG GTAGCAGAACTTGCGAGAATAAATCATGAACATACGGGAAAGCTTCTAGGGTACTGTCGAGAGAGCAGTCCTTTTACGAGGATGTTGGTGTTCGAGTATGCATCAAATGGAACATTATATGAGCACCTTCACT ACGGGGAAGCCTGTCAGTTATCCTGGACGAGACGGATGAAAATTGTTATTGGCATTGCTAAGGGGTTAAAATATCTCCACACAGAACTTAACCCTCCATTCACCATATCAGAACTAAATTCAAACGCGGTGTATCTCACAGAAGATTTTTCTCCCAAG CTGGTTGATTTTGAAAGCTGGAAGACGATTCTTTCAAGATCAGAAAAGAACTCCGGTGCTATAAGCAGTGAAGGCGCGATTTGCATCCTTCCAAATTCACTCGAGGGGCGCTACATTGATGTCCAGGGCAACATCTACGCATTTGGAGTGTTGCTGCTGGAAATCATCAGTGGCAGACCTCCATACTGCAAAGACAAAGGATCCTTAGTAGACTGG GCTAAGGAATACCTGGAGGTTCCGGAGGCAATGTCTAACTTGGTGGATCCTGAGCTGAAGCATTTCAGATATGAAGACCTTAAGGTGGTCTGTGGGGTGATCAACACATGCATCCACCCAGATTCCAATTGCAGAGCTTCCATGAAAGACTTGTGTGCTGTGCTGGAAAGCGACATCGACACATCCATATCTGCAGAGCTGAAGGCGTCGTCTTTGGCGTGGGCCGAGCTGGCGCTTTCGTCCTGA